From one Lycium ferocissimum isolate CSIRO_LF1 chromosome 7, AGI_CSIRO_Lferr_CH_V1, whole genome shotgun sequence genomic stretch:
- the LOC132065793 gene encoding uncharacterized protein LOC132065793, translated as MGSAWAKLGFYLLMGFEPFPLYKMSDIIFFLKRYFFSPSLFHSGFSMATDNKSKQKNGNKNKNRQRYRPNNKAVKKGGYPLRPGVQGFYITCDGGRERQASQEAVNVIDSFYEELVQGTNSKFGQGELSEKPVNKKTVFKYSDSSSSDDDEDDDNVNDENQTKEETSKVEQHEEKTDDEVGSLKAGKSEPENKDNISTDEQIQGNTENKEEPVEATHEQKDIDVGEPPAKKQCVEREAPESGNIASGKTEEKSIDKLIEAELAELGDKSKRRFSYLDSGCNGVVFVHMSKKDGDPNPKEIVQHMMSSLASTKRHVSRFILRVLPVEVTCYASEEEIGKAITPLITKYLTAENDTPKKFAVLYEARANTGINKMKIIDTVAKAVPSPHTVDLSNPEINIVVQIVKTVCLLGVVEKYKELSKYNLRQLTSKN; from the exons ATGGGCTCCGCTTGGGCTAAATTGGGCTTTTATCTTCTGATGGGCTTTGAACCATTTCCTCTCTATAAAATGTCtgatattatattttttctcaAGAGATACTTCTTTTCTCCGTCACTGTTTCACTCTGGTTTTTCAATGGCTACAGACAACAAATCAAAGCAAAAAAATGGCAACAAAAACAAGAATAGGCAACGTTATCGTCCCAACAAt AAAGCAGTGAAGAAAGGTGGATACCCTTTAAGGCCAGGAGTACAAGGGTTCTATATAACATGTGATGGTGGTAGAGAAAGACAAGCTTCTCAAGAAGCTGTTAATGTTATTGACTCT TTTTATGAAGAGCTGGTGCAGGGGACAAATTCAAAATTCGGACAGGGAGAATTATCAGAAAAACCTGTAAACAAAAAGACTGTTTTCAAATATTCTGATTCTTCTAGCagcgatgatgatgaagatgacgaCAACGTTAATGATGAGAACCAGACCAAGGAGGAGACTTCAAAAGTTGAGCAACATGAGGAGAAAACTGATGATGAGGTTGGCAGCTTAAAAGCTGGTAAATCCGAGCCTGAAAACAAGGATAACATCTCTACTGATGAACAAATACAAGGAAATACTGAGAATAAAGAGGAGCCAGTCGAGGCAACTCATGAACAGAAAGATATTGACGTTGGGGAGCCACCTGCAAAGAAACAATGTGTTGAAAGAGAAGCACCAGAATCTGGAAATATTGCATCTGGCAAGACAGAGGAGAAATCTATTGATAAACTAATAGAAGCTGAGCTTGCTGAGTTGGGAGACAAAAGCAAG AGGCGTTTTAGCTACCTAGACTCAGGTTGCAACGGTGTTGTGTTTGTTCACATGAGCAAGAAAGATGGAGATCCTAACCCTAAGGAAATCGTTCAACATATGATGTCCTCGCTTGCCTCGACAAAGAGACATGTATCAAG GTTCATATTGAGAGTGTTACCAGTTGAAGTAACATGTTATGCATCAGAGGAGGAAATTGGAAAAGCAATAACGCCTCTCATTACAAAATACCTAACTGCTGAAAACGACACTCCGAAGAAG TTTGCAGTGCTTTATGAAGCCCGAGCAAATACTGGAATCAATAAGATGAAAATCATTGATACTGTGGCTAAAGCTGTCCCTTCACCTCACACAGTTGATCTTAGCAACCCTGAAATAAACATAGTGGTTCAAATAGTCAAG